The window TATTTACTTTCAGTTTTAAAGGCATATATGAAATCGATATCAATTTATTCTTTCCCATTCTTAATTTTATTCAGCATCATCTTAATCGATAAGGTGATTTGTATTCCAGATGTTCGAGAAAGTGGTCGTAGAAATTACAAAGCGGGTCAAAATATTTTACTTGGGATGCCCGTCGTTTGGGAAGAAAACAGTAAAATTAAAAATAGTGGGCAAAAAGTTGCAGTCGTAACTGGGACTTCTCGTTCGGAATCATTTCATGAATGGTCAGAAATTCCAGTAAAAAAATCCACTTTAAAGGATCCTATATATTTCGAAACTCGAACGGCCGTTAAAGCTTCGGAATTCATGTTATTTTATCTTCTCGTAAAATCCATGTCAGATGCCAAATTTAAACCAGACATTCTGTTTTTGGAATTTTCAGATGAAATGTTGAACGAAAACAACATCTATACCTATAAAACAAAATGGGCAGAATTGATGTTACATGAAAGTGAACTGATCGATCTATATGATGCGATGAATCCCGAAATACAGAGAGATATCGTCACTCGTTTAATATTTTTAGGATATAACTATCATTTCAAACCCTTGCAAGCAGTGAAAAATTTGCTCACGGGAGAACGAGTGTCAAATGATACTTACTTTATCGGAATTTCTTCCTATATGAATACAAAACGTCCTTTTTCTGCTGATAAAATTGGTTATGAAATAGATCAATTCCCACCAGAGGAATTCCAAGAGAGGATCGTAAATTACTCCGAATCCAGAAGGGAACATTTTTTAAGTCGATTCCAAATCTCAGAAACGGAAACTAATTTTTTTAAGAAAATCATTGCCCATATTGAAAAAAATAATATTCCAACCGTCATCTGGGAACCACAAATCCATCCATATTATCAAAATATTCGATCAC of the Leptospira biflexa serovar Patoc strain 'Patoc 1 (Paris)' genome contains:
- a CDS encoding DUF1574 family protein yields the protein MKSISIYSFPFLILFSIILIDKVICIPDVRESGRRNYKAGQNILLGMPVVWEENSKIKNSGQKVAVVTGTSRSESFHEWSEIPVKKSTLKDPIYFETRTAVKASEFMLFYLLVKSMSDAKFKPDILFLEFSDEMLNENNIYTYKTKWAELMLHESELIDLYDAMNPEIQRDIVTRLIFLGYNYHFKPLQAVKNLLTGERVSNDTYFIGISSYMNTKRPFSADKIGYEIDQFPPEEFQERIVNYSESRREHFLSRFQISETETNFFKKIIAHIEKNNIPTVIWEPQIHPYYQNIRSQITKESIFNRYMKMYINPNSKNIRFVSLNQGGLSCKTYVDCSHVSPVCVPDIVDKLLQTAKEIPNFQ